Proteins from one Aulosira sp. FACHB-615 genomic window:
- a CDS encoding glycosyltransferase family 4 protein: protein MKQSKIAYISFDTVPAPKGAAIHITAFAQALGTAFDGIQLVTVSPTRECIDSQEIYPQVTHTALAACGDNLIQRILNFRHLLRLWLQEKQFQVIHIRSIYEGFVIAQNKQKYCQKLIFEVNGLPSIELKYRYPNVVDDQELLHKLYTQEQICLAVADLIITPSSITSEYLQSRGISDNKIRVIPNGVDLDVFTYSGKNQNLNNQSINLIYFGTLSPWQGVNLAIEALALINREIPADLTVIGQARYDQIKTLKQLAVKLEVAEQVKILEPISQQELVQYIHHADVILAPLTPNDRNLIQGCCPLKILEGMATGTPVIASDLPVVRELGEDGVHFLLVKPSSAKAIKDAVLRLQNEPELATYLAANARGRIEQHYTWQLAGEALIAAYTELGVEEGEKGDKGDKGDRVVC from the coding sequence ATGAAGCAATCAAAAATAGCTTATATTTCATTTGATACTGTACCCGCACCAAAAGGAGCAGCAATTCATATTACAGCATTTGCTCAAGCTTTAGGAACTGCTTTTGATGGCATCCAGTTAGTAACAGTTTCACCAACCAGAGAATGTATAGATAGTCAAGAGATTTATCCACAAGTTACACACACAGCTTTAGCTGCTTGCGGCGATAATTTGATTCAGCGAATTTTGAATTTTCGTCATTTATTAAGGTTATGGTTGCAAGAAAAGCAATTTCAAGTTATACATATTCGTTCAATTTATGAAGGCTTTGTAATTGCACAAAATAAACAGAAATATTGTCAAAAATTAATTTTTGAAGTGAATGGACTACCTTCCATAGAGCTAAAATATCGCTACCCAAACGTTGTGGATGATCAAGAGCTTTTACATAAGTTATATACTCAAGAGCAAATTTGTCTAGCAGTAGCAGATTTAATTATCACACCCAGTAGTATTACCTCAGAATATTTACAAAGTCGGGGTATATCAGATAATAAAATTCGAGTAATTCCTAATGGGGTAGATTTGGATGTATTTACCTACTCTGGAAAAAACCAAAATTTAAACAATCAATCTATCAATCTCATATATTTTGGTACTTTGTCACCGTGGCAAGGTGTAAATTTAGCAATTGAAGCTTTAGCTTTAATCAACCGCGAGATTCCTGCTGATTTAACAGTAATTGGACAAGCCAGATATGACCAAATTAAAACTTTAAAACAACTGGCTGTGAAATTAGAAGTTGCTGAACAGGTTAAAATACTAGAACCAATATCACAGCAAGAATTAGTTCAATATATTCATCATGCTGATGTGATTTTGGCACCTTTAACACCAAATGATCGCAACTTAATTCAAGGCTGCTGTCCACTGAAGATTTTAGAAGGAATGGCGACAGGTACACCTGTAATTGCTAGTGATTTACCAGTAGTGCGAGAACTTGGAGAAGATGGCGTACATTTTTTGTTAGTTAAACCCAGTTCCGCCAAAGCTATCAAAGATGCTGTCTTGCGCTTACAAAATGAACCAGAATTAGCAACTTATCTCGCTGCTAATGCTAGAGGGCGAATAGAACAGCACTATACTTGGCAACTGGCAGGTGAGGCTTTAATTGCAGCTTATACCGAGTTGGGGGTTGAGGAAGGGGAGAAGGGAGACAAGGGAGACAAGGGGGATAGGGTAGTTTGCTGA
- a CDS encoding Uma2 family endonuclease — MQLEIKPHHYTPEEYLELEENAEFRNEYRDGEIIPMTGGTTNHNKISGNLYAYLKFVLKAQDYEIYISDVRLWIPRYRQYTYPDVMVIAGEPVYTGTNTTTVMNPCLITEVLSKSTKNYDQGDKFTYYRSIPEFKEYILIDQYNYHVMKYVKTAEGQWLFTETETQSATLSIQTLNVEITLSDIYERVNFTDNNEES, encoded by the coding sequence ATGCAGTTAGAAATCAAACCACACCATTACACACCTGAAGAATATTTAGAACTGGAAGAGAACGCAGAATTTAGGAATGAATATCGTGATGGAGAAATTATTCCCATGACTGGTGGTACTACTAATCATAATAAAATATCAGGCAATCTCTATGCTTACTTAAAGTTTGTTTTGAAGGCTCAAGATTATGAAATATATATCAGTGATGTCCGCTTATGGATTCCTCGATATCGCCAGTATACTTATCCAGATGTGATGGTAATTGCTGGAGAACCTGTGTATACAGGAACAAATACGACTACTGTGATGAACCCTTGTTTAATTACCGAAGTTTTATCAAAATCAACTAAAAACTATGACCAAGGTGATAAATTTACTTATTATCGCTCAATTCCTGAGTTTAAGGAATATATTTTAATTGACCAGTATAACTATCATGTTATGAAGTATGTTAAAACTGCTGAAGGTCAATGGTTATTTACTGAGACTGAAACTCAATCAGCAACTTTATCGATTCAAACACTTAATGTTGAAATTACATTGAGTGATATTTATGAACGAGTTAATTTTACGGACAACAATGAAGAAAGCTAA
- a CDS encoding FHA domain-containing protein yields MQIQLTWIDPNTGDRREPVLETPVAIGKQFNAMPQQIYEQRVSRIVIEDDLIADYHALIDWQNQELIIINQNTNNSIKINDTQLTNGILQNGDRIQIGSCEIVVNFANLGECDRMVGFLFKRRCGRTDRTNCPDCNTSYDDDYAYYPEYGSYRYWGSSYYHDRDNYSYNHETGNVDFTEADAVSFEAERDSDFETNMGAS; encoded by the coding sequence TTGCAAATACAGCTAACTTGGATAGATCCAAATACAGGCGATCGCAGAGAACCAGTCTTAGAAACTCCAGTGGCTATTGGTAAACAATTTAATGCCATGCCACAGCAAATTTATGAACAAAGAGTTTCTCGAATAGTTATCGAGGATGACTTAATTGCAGATTACCATGCTTTAATTGACTGGCAAAATCAAGAGTTAATAATTATTAACCAAAATACAAATAATTCTATCAAAATTAATGATACTCAGTTAACTAATGGTATCTTGCAAAATGGCGATCGCATTCAAATTGGCAGTTGTGAAATTGTCGTCAACTTTGCCAATCTAGGAGAGTGCGATCGCATGGTAGGCTTTTTATTTAAACGCCGTTGTGGACGCACCGATAGAACCAACTGCCCTGACTGTAATACATCTTATGATGATGATTATGCCTATTATCCCGAATATGGTAGTTACCGTTATTGGGGTAGTAGTTACTATCATGACCGCGATAACTATTCATACAACCACGAAACAGGTAATGTAGACTTTACCGAAGCTGATGCTGTCAGTTTTGAAGCAGAAAGAGATAGTGATTTTGAAACCAATATGGGAGCAAGTTGA
- a CDS encoding glycosyltransferase — MTNTWLIYALGGGWGHLNRALALGRIAAKNRKVTIITNSPYALKINHENCIVNWISEQAGFSTTCQQVREIILNTQCDRLIIDTFPRGLGGELADILPQLQAIPRILIHRDINPDYVNAKNLRSFVAQNYDTVIIPGEGQDLPLADLPNVQHTAPWLIRNCEELPDRMSVRSHIFKVNPDIKTILVCAAGNASELSFFAQLTLCLQQNFPQYAVRILAANCPADIPEALWISHHPGIECLAAADIVVGGAGYNTVYECAAVGIPLVAFALKRLYDRQAKRANQVYRVQNIQQAITTVRKLLDRIELAKNLSIPTYINGAVQAVEQILFSNQV; from the coding sequence TTGACAAACACTTGGTTAATTTACGCCCTTGGGGGTGGTTGGGGACATTTAAATCGGGCTTTGGCTTTGGGGAGAATTGCTGCCAAAAATAGAAAAGTTACGATTATTACTAACAGTCCATACGCCTTAAAAATCAATCATGAAAATTGCATAGTAAATTGGATTTCTGAACAGGCTGGTTTTTCTACAACTTGTCAGCAAGTACGAGAAATCATCTTGAATACTCAATGCGATCGCCTAATTATAGACACTTTTCCTAGAGGCTTAGGCGGTGAACTCGCAGACATCTTACCGCAGTTGCAAGCCATACCCCGCATTTTAATTCATCGAGATATCAACCCAGACTATGTAAACGCCAAAAATTTGCGGTCTTTTGTCGCCCAGAACTACGATACAGTAATTATTCCCGGCGAAGGGCAAGATTTACCCTTGGCTGACTTGCCAAATGTGCAGCATACAGCCCCTTGGTTAATTCGCAACTGTGAAGAATTACCAGATAGAATGAGTGTGCGATCGCATATTTTCAAAGTTAACCCAGATATCAAAACGATTTTAGTTTGTGCAGCCGGGAATGCTTCAGAATTGTCTTTCTTTGCCCAACTCACCCTGTGCTTACAGCAAAATTTTCCCCAGTATGCAGTCAGAATTTTAGCGGCTAATTGTCCCGCAGATATTCCCGAAGCTTTATGGATATCGCACCATCCAGGAATTGAATGTCTAGCGGCTGCTGATATTGTTGTTGGTGGCGCAGGATATAACACAGTTTACGAATGTGCGGCTGTGGGTATACCTTTGGTAGCATTTGCCTTGAAAAGATTGTACGATCGCCAAGCCAAAAGAGCTAATCAAGTTTACAGGGTACAAAATATACAACAGGCCATTACAACCGTCAGAAAACTTCTAGACAGAATAGAACTGGCAAAAAATTTGTCTATACCAACTTATATTAACGGTGCTGTACAAGCAGTAGAGCAAATTTTATTTAGCAATCAAGTTTGA
- a CDS encoding type I restriction enzyme HsdR N-terminal domain-containing protein — translation MTSLNQEIQEKLDIYFKKYRQRYTKCLIRGIEISVDGRPEEFVRQIFIHFLINQSELLTGKINIKVESNNHDIEIYKSPRNNNFRPHQNPVMIVEVKREEVNLQNHYSQIQRYLTKAGCDIGILYNYHEIIGISRKNNDFEFNYLNSLQEIQKLILHKINQIDDGLLELGEAQNGNFKSFTYLINKYGRYTTNTVTFKLKNQPTEVEGYLFSIQNNKVYYKICGQYSKKQLSFDSQDFEKLISIIY, via the coding sequence ATGACTAGTTTGAATCAAGAAATACAGGAAAAGTTAGATATCTACTTTAAAAAGTATAGACAACGATATACAAAATGTTTAATTAGAGGAATAGAAATTTCAGTTGATGGCAGACCCGAAGAGTTTGTCAGACAGATATTTATTCATTTTCTGATTAATCAAAGTGAGTTATTAACCGGAAAAATAAATATTAAAGTTGAATCAAATAATCATGATATAGAAATATATAAAAGTCCAAGAAATAATAACTTCCGACCACATCAAAATCCTGTGATGATTGTAGAAGTAAAGCGAGAAGAGGTAAACTTACAGAATCATTATAGTCAGATACAAAGATATTTAACGAAGGCTGGTTGCGATATAGGGATTTTATATAACTATCATGAAATTATTGGTATAAGCAGGAAGAATAATGATTTTGAATTTAATTATCTGAATAGCTTACAAGAAATTCAGAAATTGATTTTGCATAAAATCAATCAAATTGATGATGGTTTATTAGAACTTGGCGAAGCTCAAAATGGAAATTTTAAAAGCTTTACTTACCTAATCAATAAGTATGGCAGATATACAACTAATACAGTCACCTTTAAACTCAAAAACCAGCCGACTGAAGTTGAGGGATATTTATTCAGTATTCAAAACAATAAGGTTTATTATAAGATATGTGGTCAGTATTCTAAAAAACAATTAAGTTTTGATAGTCAGGATTTTGAAAAACTAATTTCTATCATTTATTGA